One region of Geoalkalibacter sp. genomic DNA includes:
- a CDS encoding AEC family transporter: MLFIQVVLPVFLIVFSGFVLEKCSRLDFRTLTITSLYLLAPALVFSALTRREFDLTLAGNLFFFMVLYTAILYALSRGLAALLRFDGDSRNALLLTTVMMNMGNFGLPLTYFAFGDAALDVSVLTFVLFNIPLGTLAIVISQGARSSLPGALANMAKIPIFHGVILAFLLKWLDWQPPEFILRPLELLGQAAIPLMLIMLGMQLARTQWQSRLGFFSLASLVRLGVAPVLAWILCVFLGIDGMTRAVVILQTSTPSAVLPLLYSLRFGGRADLVAGTILTTTLLSAATLTVLLYLIQ; the protein is encoded by the coding sequence ATGCTGTTCATTCAAGTCGTCCTGCCGGTCTTTCTCATCGTCTTTTCCGGCTTCGTTCTGGAAAAATGCAGTCGCCTTGACTTTCGCACCCTCACCATCACCTCTCTCTACCTGCTTGCCCCGGCCCTGGTATTCAGCGCCCTGACCCGCCGCGAATTCGACCTCACCCTGGCGGGCAACCTGTTTTTCTTCATGGTGCTTTATACGGCAATTCTCTATGCGCTGTCACGGGGATTGGCCGCTTTGCTGCGTTTTGACGGCGACAGCCGCAACGCGCTGCTGCTCACCACGGTGATGATGAACATGGGCAACTTCGGCTTGCCCCTGACCTATTTCGCCTTCGGCGATGCGGCCCTGGACGTTTCGGTGCTGACCTTCGTGCTGTTCAACATTCCCCTGGGCACCCTGGCCATCGTCATCTCCCAGGGGGCGAGAAGCTCTCTGCCCGGCGCCCTGGCCAACATGGCCAAAATCCCTATCTTCCATGGGGTGATTCTGGCCTTTTTGCTCAAATGGCTCGATTGGCAGCCCCCCGAATTCATTCTGCGCCCCCTCGAACTGCTCGGCCAGGCGGCCATACCCCTGATGCTCATCATGCTCGGCATGCAGTTGGCGCGCACCCAATGGCAGAGCCGTCTGGGATTTTTCTCCCTGGCGTCCCTGGTGCGGCTGGGCGTGGCGCCGGTGCTGGCCTGGATTTTGTGTGTTTTCCTGGGAATCGATGGCATGACGCGCGCGGTGGTCATCCTGCAAACCAGCACGCCTTCGGCCGTGCTGCCCCTGCTCTATTCCCTGCGCTTTGGCGGCCGCGCCGACCTGGTCGCCGGCACCATTCTCACCACCACGCTACTGAGCGCAGCGACATTGACCGTTCTTCTGTATTTAATTCAATAG
- a CDS encoding GerMN domain-containing protein yields MARVVASDAYRAHFGDPPSVPEGICHALVGYYPLVEDPSRLRPVPHFTFAAQGRPQLVLRQVMLGPEAFGLEDVLINPFPEKAVLREVTVSDGLAVAHFSPELMQVRADLQQAMLASIGHTLLQFEEIERVRVMVAGQVPPLFPEGDISLEGTEVVDPGPPILLQALLHEDADAPPGEMVIFFDRPVQVRHFQMEFPEGEPVRGEYFTSVFDMAVVIHPADPYRIGIDDKVFLDWHVVDDKGREAQGRDYWPLALLSHD; encoded by the coding sequence GTGGCCAGGGTTGTGGCAAGCGATGCCTACCGAGCCCATTTTGGCGATCCCCCCAGCGTTCCCGAGGGCATCTGCCATGCTTTGGTCGGTTATTATCCCTTGGTGGAAGATCCGAGCCGGTTGCGACCCGTGCCGCATTTCACCTTCGCCGCCCAGGGGCGCCCGCAACTGGTGCTGCGGCAGGTCATGCTGGGTCCCGAGGCTTTCGGATTGGAGGATGTTTTGATCAATCCATTTCCCGAGAAAGCCGTGCTGCGCGAGGTCACCGTGAGCGACGGGCTGGCGGTGGCGCATTTTTCTCCGGAGCTCATGCAGGTGCGCGCGGATCTGCAGCAGGCGATGCTCGCATCCATCGGCCATACGTTGCTGCAATTTGAAGAGATTGAGCGCGTCAGGGTCATGGTGGCCGGACAGGTGCCGCCGCTTTTCCCCGAAGGGGATATTTCCCTGGAGGGTACCGAGGTGGTCGACCCCGGCCCGCCGATCCTGCTTCAGGCCCTGCTGCATGAGGATGCGGATGCGCCTCCTGGCGAAATGGTGATTTTCTTCGACCGGCCGGTGCAGGTACGCCATTTTCAAATGGAATTTCCTGAGGGTGAGCCTGTCCGGGGCGAGTATTTCACCTCGGTGTTCGACATGGCCGTCGTGATCCATCCCGCCGACCCTTACCGCATCGGCATTGATGATAAGGTCTTTCTCGATTGGCATGTCGTCGACGACAAGGGTCGTGAGGCCCAGGGCCGAGATTATTGGCCCCTGGCGCTTCTTTCGCACGATTAA
- a CDS encoding aminotransferase class I/II-fold pyridoxal phosphate-dependent enzyme has protein sequence MNPLAAELNEMLAQHNPHVLESLSNLGKNLFFPKGILTQSAEAKEKAHKFNATIGIATEKGGPMYLPCIHEKLSGFDPKDIYPYAPPAGRLDLRNLWREKMLAENPSLQGKHFSTPIVTNALTHGLSIVADLFMDPGDHVVLPDMLWGNYNLTFATRCGAIVKKHPTFTVAGGYDIEAFKVQLRNTAEEKGKAIVLLNFPNNPSGYTPTVAEGDALVAAILEVAESGCNIVAVTDDAYFGLFFEDSLKESLFGKLANKHPRVLAVKLDGATKEEYVWGFRTGFITFADGHEYENAPVITALEKKTLGIIRATISNCPHPSQTFVLEALKSPKFQKQKEEKYKVMKGRALKVKKVLDSGKYDKAWDYYPFNSGYFMCLKLKTVDAEKLRVHLLDKYGVGTISINKTDLRIAFSCIEEGDIPELFDIIYQGVQDLA, from the coding sequence ATGAATCCCTTGGCCGCCGAACTCAATGAAATGCTTGCCCAGCACAACCCCCATGTTCTTGAATCCCTTTCAAATCTCGGGAAAAATCTGTTCTTTCCCAAGGGCATTCTGACCCAGTCGGCGGAAGCGAAGGAGAAAGCTCACAAATTCAACGCCACCATCGGGATCGCCACGGAAAAGGGCGGCCCCATGTATCTGCCCTGCATCCACGAGAAACTCTCCGGCTTCGATCCCAAGGATATCTATCCCTATGCGCCCCCGGCCGGCCGCCTGGATCTGCGCAACCTGTGGCGGGAAAAAATGCTGGCGGAAAACCCCAGCCTCCAGGGCAAGCATTTCAGCACCCCCATCGTCACCAACGCCCTGACCCATGGCCTCTCCATCGTCGCCGATCTGTTCATGGATCCGGGCGATCACGTGGTGCTGCCCGACATGCTGTGGGGCAACTACAATCTGACCTTTGCCACCCGTTGCGGCGCCATCGTCAAGAAGCACCCGACCTTCACCGTGGCCGGCGGCTACGACATCGAAGCTTTCAAGGTGCAACTGCGCAATACGGCCGAGGAAAAGGGCAAGGCCATCGTGCTGCTCAACTTCCCCAACAACCCCAGCGGCTACACGCCGACGGTGGCCGAGGGCGATGCCCTGGTCGCGGCGATTCTCGAAGTCGCCGAAAGCGGCTGCAACATCGTGGCGGTGACGGACGACGCCTATTTCGGCCTGTTCTTCGAGGATTCCCTCAAGGAATCCCTCTTCGGCAAGCTGGCCAACAAGCACCCCCGGGTGCTCGCGGTCAAACTCGACGGCGCCACCAAGGAAGAATACGTCTGGGGCTTCCGCACCGGTTTCATCACCTTCGCCGACGGACATGAATATGAAAATGCCCCGGTGATCACCGCTTTGGAGAAAAAGACCCTCGGCATCATCCGCGCCACCATCTCCAACTGCCCCCATCCGTCCCAGACCTTCGTGCTCGAGGCGCTCAAGTCGCCCAAGTTCCAGAAGCAGAAGGAGGAGAAGTACAAGGTGATGAAGGGCCGCGCACTCAAGGTCAAGAAGGTGCTCGACAGCGGCAAGTACGACAAGGCCTGGGATTACTACCCCTTCAATTCGGGCTATTTCATGTGCCTCAAGCTCAAGACCGTCGATGCCGAAAAGCTGCGCGTGCATCTGCTCGACAAATACGGCGTGGGCACCATTTCCATCAACAAAACCGATCTGCGCATCGCCTTTTCCTGCATCGAGGAAGGCGATATCCCGGAACTCTTCGACATCATCTACCAGGGCGTTCAGGATTTGGCCTGA